The nucleotide sequence GTTCCTGGCCCAGAATCTGCCCACCACCGTGGCCCGCGGGTCGTCGCCGTCCGCCTACGGTGTGGTCGACCAGTTGATCGTCTCCGCGCCCCTGGTCGTCGAACCGGACATGACGGTGGCCGCCGTGGCCGCGTCGATGACCGACCACGGCAGCCGCTACGCCGTCGTGTCCTACGGGGACCGCGGGTACGGAGTGGTCACCGACGCTCTCCTGCGGTCGGCCGTACTGGCCAAGGGGCTGCCGCCGGAGAGCGTGATCTCCGTGGCGGCCGAACGCCCCGCGCCGACCGTAGTCACCGGAACGCTTGCGGCCCAGGCATTGCTGGATCTGACCGAACGCGACCTCGACTGCCTGTTGGTGGTGGACCGCGGTGGGCTCCTGCTCGGGATCGTCGCCCGCGAGGATTTCGTGGTCTCGCCCTCCACGGCCGGGGTGTCGCTGCGGGAACAGATCGGCCGGACCGCCGGTATCGAGGACCTGGTCGTGCTGGCTCGTCGCATGCCACTGCTGCTGGGCGATCTGGAGCGGCGCGGTCGGTCGGCCGGCGAGATGACGACCGTCCACTCGACGGTCATCGACGCGGTGGTCCGACGGGCGCTCACCCTCGTGCTGTCCCGGCGGCCCGACCTCGATCCCGCGGAATTGACCTGGTTGTCGTTGGGCAGCAACGGACGTCGCGAGCCGGTGCCCAGTTCCGACATCGACGCGGCGGTCGTCTTCGCCGAGACCGTCGACTCGATGGAGCGGGCAGCGGCCTACCGGGCGGCGTTCGGGGACATCGCCGCCGTGCTCGACCGCTGCGGGCTGGCCATCGATCTGCACGGCGCCATCCCGGGCCGGCCGCTCTTCGCCCGGACCGGATCCCAGTGGCGGACCGCGGCGCAGCAGTGGATGAAGGCCCCACTGGAGGACAACGCGATGATGATGACCTCGCTGCTGCTGGACGCCCGGCCCATCCAGGGCGATCCGGGACTGCCCGTCGTGCACGAGGTCTTCGGCGACATGCACCGTCATCCCGGCACCCTGCGCCTGCTGCTCGCGGAACTGCTGACGAACCGGGCCAGGTTGCGGTCGATGCGCGACGTGCTGGCCAGACGCGGCGGAACCTTCGACATCAAGACCCACGCGCTGCGGCCGGTGGTGGACATCGCGCGGTGGGCCGCCCTGTCCGTCGGATCCACCGAACTGTCCACCTCGGCACGACTGGCGGCGGCCGCCGGCTCTGCAATGGTGCCGGAGGACCAGGCCGGCATCCTGATCGAGGTCTTCGAAGTCCTGCAGAAGGCCCGACTGCACTATCAGCTCGCCCAGATGGAGCGAGCCGAGAAGCCTTCGGACGTGATCTCGATGCGGCGGCTGTCCCCCCTGGATCGCAGCCTGATCGCCCAGGCCGTCCGGGAGATCGCGGCGGTCCAGCGGCGGATGTACAACCTTTCCCAGCTCACGCCGCCGGACAGCTGGTAGTCGGCCGCGGAAGGACGACCCGGCGGTCCAGCGGCGGATGTACAACCTTTCCCAGCTCACGCCGCCGGACAGCTGGTAGTCGGCCGCGGAAGGACGACCCGGCGGTCCCTGGCATCATCGAGGTGGTGAGCAGGATGTCGATCGGCCGGGCCATCGGTTGGCTCGCCGAGCAGGATCCGGACCGGGTGGCCGTCTCGGCCGGCGAGGTCGTCCTGACCCGGCGGGAACTCGATCTGGCGGCCAATCGCCTGGCGCGCGGGTATGCCGAACTGGGCGTCGAACCGGACGATCTGGTCACGGTGATGCTGCCGAACACGGCCGAGATGGTGGTCGCGTGCGTGGCCATCTGGAAGCTCGGGGCGACTCCCGCTCCGCTGTCCCCGTTGTTGCCGGCCGCGGAGCAGCGGGCGATCCTGGAGCTGACAAGTCCGGCCCTGGTGATCGGGCCGAGCCGACTCGAAAGCGACATCCCATGCGTAGCAGTCGGTTCTGACATCGGGCGGGCATTCTCCGGGGCGCCGCTGCCGGACCGCGCGGCGAGATGCTGGAAGGCGCCGACCTCCAGTGGCAGCACCGGGCAGCCGAAATTGGTGCTCTCGGCCAGCCCCGCGACGGTGCAGCCGGTGAGCTACATCCCGCTGGACGCCGTCCAGCTGGTGGTCGGTCCGCTGCACCATGCAGCACCGTTCGTCTACGCGTTCCGGGGCTTGAT is from Nakamurella sp. PAMC28650 and encodes:
- a CDS encoding putative nucleotidyltransferase substrate binding domain-containing protein, yielding MDELARFLGGHPPFDALDEQELQGLAAAAVVSDFAAGDRILDAFLLPSQEMFVVLSGQVELWNSAPVPGEDADEILGSGGVFGFSALLRNEPIGPLAVALGPVRIARIPSEAVSPAFSSAAGLRFLAQNLPTTVARGSSPSAYGVVDQLIVSAPLVVEPDMTVAAVAASMTDHGSRYAVVSYGDRGYGVVTDALLRSAVLAKGLPPESVISVAAERPAPTVVTGTLAAQALLDLTERDLDCLLVVDRGGLLLGIVAREDFVVSPSTAGVSLREQIGRTAGIEDLVVLARRMPLLLGDLERRGRSAGEMTTVHSTVIDAVVRRALTLVLSRRPDLDPAELTWLSLGSNGRREPVPSSDIDAAVVFAETVDSMERAAAYRAAFGDIAAVLDRCGLAIDLHGAIPGRPLFARTGSQWRTAAQQWMKAPLEDNAMMMTSLLLDARPIQGDPGLPVVHEVFGDMHRHPGTLRLLLAELLTNRARLRSMRDVLARRGGTFDIKTHALRPVVDIARWAALSVGSTELSTSARLAAAAGSAMVPEDQAGILIEVFEVLQKARLHYQLAQMERAEKPSDVISMRRLSPLDRSLIAQAVREIAAVQRRMYNLSQLTPPDSW